ACCGCCAGCCGTGCCAGCCAGTACGTGGCCTGCGCACGGCAGAACACGATGACGAGCAGGGTGGCGACGAGCGGCCAGAACGGCAGGTCGTCGAGGAAGGACGGCACGGGCGAACGGTAGCGGCGCCCGCCGGGAATGTCCTCAGTCTCACCCGGCCGGGTCAGTCGCGGTCGGCGCCCTGGCGGATCCGGATCCCCTCGAGGACGTCCTTCGCCCGCTGCTCGTCCTGCTTCTCGATCTGCCGGGTGTCGCGCTCGGGGAGCTGGATGTCCTCCTCGGCGCGGATGCCGGCCTGCAGCTCCCGGCCGCGTTCGAGCTCGGCGTCGAACTCGGCGCCGAACAGCAGCGCGTTGTTCGTGATCCAGATCCACAGCAGGAAGACGATCACGCCACCGAGCGAGCCGTACGTGGCGTTGTAGTTCGAGAAGTTGCCGACGTAGAACCCGAACCCGACGCTGGCGATGATCAGGATGAGGATCGCGACGATCGAACCGCCGCTCACCCATCGGAACTTCGGCTGCTCGACGTTCGGCGCCCAGTAGTACAGGACCGCGACCACGATCACGGCGATGACGAGCAGGATCGGCCACTGCACGATGAGCAGCACGGTCGCGGCTGCGTCGCCGAGGCCGATGAGGTCACCGACGCTCTTCGCGAGGGGACCGCTGACGAGGACGACGAGGCCGATGACGAGCAGCACGACCGTGAAGAGCGTCACGCCGAGCATCGTCGGGCGGAGCTTCCAGATCGGCCGTCCCTCGCGGACGTTGTAGATGCGGTTCATCGCTCGACCGAACGCCCCGACGTACCCGGACGCCGACCACAGCGCGCCCAGGAGACCGACGATGAACGTGATCGGCGCCGCGGGCGAGCGCACGAGGCCCTCGATCGGGTTGCGCAGCAGCTTCGCCACGTCGCCGCCACCGATGTTCGTCACGACCTTGAGCACGTCGTCGATGGTCTTCGTCGGGTCGGACACGAGGCCGAGGATCGAGACCACCGCCAGGATGCCGGGGAAGAGCGCCAGCACGGTGTAGTACGTCAGACTCGCGGCCAGGTCGGTGCACTGGTCGCTCGAGAACTCACGGAGCGTCTTCTTCAGCGTGTAGACGACGGTCGGCTTCGTGAGGTCGGTGGGGCCGTCCGGCTTCCGCGGGTCGTCGGCGTCGGGCTTCTGTCGTTCGCGTGCCATGGTCAGCCCCTGCCTGCGGCCTTCGCCGCCGCCTTCGACGCCGCCTTCGCGCGGGCAGCGGCCTGCTTGCGGTTCTTCGTCGCGCGGCGCTGGACGGCGGCGATGCCGGCGCGCTGCTTCACCCGGTTGCGGTGCATCGGGTCGCGCTCGAGCGCCTCCTCCGCCGCCTTCCTCCTCGCCTTCCGGCCCTTCCGGCCGGGCTGGGACTGCTCGACCGCACCGGGTCCGTCGCCGCCGCGGGCGCCGAAGGGCAGCAGTGCGGTGAACGCGGTGGAGGCCGGCGGCTGCGCGAGGTGCCCGGCGTCCGTCCGCCCGATCCGCGTTCCGAGGACGATCGCGGCGATGCCGGCGGCCGCGGTCACACCCATCGCCACGAGCGGTGTGGGGTCGCGGTGCCACCGCTGCTTCGTCTTCGCGATCGCCAGGCGGGTGCGCGCAGGCACGTCCGCACGGCGGCGGATCTCCGCGACGGTGTCGGTGATGCCCTCGCGCGCACGGGTGTTCGCGAGTTCGAGCTCGGGGAGGCTGTCGTTGGGCATACACCGTGCCTACCAGGGCCGATCCGCGACGGCCCACAGTTCGGGGCGTCTACGGTGCCGGGCATGTTGTTCCGAGACGTCGCCGAGGGCATCCACCGACTGGAGGTCGCCCACACCAACACCTACCTCGTCGAGACCGGGGACCGGCTGCTCGTGGTCGACGCCGGCCTCCCCGCAGTGTGGCCGCACCTGCAGCTCGCGGTGCGGGACCTCGGGTACTCACCGGCGGCGGTCGAGGCGTTGCTCCTCACCCACGGGCACTTCGACCACGTGGGCACGGCGGACCGGATGCGCCGGGAGTGGGGGACGGCCGTGTACGTGCACCCCGGCGACCGCGAGCTGGCCGCGCACCCGTACTCCTACCGGCCGCAGACGAACCGGTTCGGCTTCGTCGCGCTGCACCCCGGCGGGCTGGCGCCCCTCGGACGGATGCTCCTCGCCGGGGCTGCCTGGGTGTCCGGTGTCTCGGACACGAGGTCGCTCGAGTCCCGGGCCGAGGTCCCCGGGTCGCCGTGGATCATCGAGACCCCGGGGCACACCGACGGGCACGTGGCGCTGCACTTCGCCGACCGCGATGCCGTCATCGTGGGCGACGCGCTCGTGACGCTCGACCCGTACACAGGCGGGATCGGGCCGCGGGTGGTGGCCCCGGCGGCGACGGCGGACGTGCCGGAGGCGGTGGCGTCGCTCGACCGGCTCGTGGACACCGAGGCGGCGCACGTGCTGCCGGGCCACGGTCCGGCGTGGTCGCTCGGGGTGCGGGCGGCGGTGGCGCAGGCGCGGCGCGCGGNNNNNNNNNNCGTCGGTGCGGCGGGCGCGGGTGCGTCGGTGCGTGCGGCGTGCAGGCGCGGTGGCGGCGACCGCGTGCCGGACGGGAGGCGCGGTGCGGGCCCGCACCGCGCCTCCCGTCCGTCTCCTGGTCGCTGCGCCGTCGCCGAAGCGACAGTCACCCGGCGAACGCCGCGGCGCGGGCCGCGAAAGCGACAGATGT
This is a stretch of genomic DNA from Curtobacterium sp. 458. It encodes these proteins:
- a CDS encoding YihY/virulence factor BrkB family protein; this encodes MARERQKPDADDPRKPDGPTDLTKPTVVYTLKKTLREFSSDQCTDLAASLTYYTVLALFPGILAVVSILGLVSDPTKTIDDVLKVVTNIGGGDVAKLLRNPIEGLVRSPAAPITFIVGLLGALWSASGYVGAFGRAMNRIYNVREGRPIWKLRPTMLGVTLFTVVLLVIGLVVLVSGPLAKSVGDLIGLGDAAATVLLIVQWPILLVIAVIVVAVLYYWAPNVEQPKFRWVSGGSIVAILILIIASVGFGFYVGNFSNYNATYGSLGGVIVFLLWIWITNNALLFGAEFDAELERGRELQAGIRAEEDIQLPERDTRQIEKQDEQRAKDVLEGIRIRQGADRD
- a CDS encoding MBL fold metallo-hydrolase — protein: MLFRDVAEGIHRLEVAHTNTYLVETGDRLLVVDAGLPAVWPHLQLAVRDLGYSPAAVEALLLTHGHFDHVGTADRMRREWGTAVYVHPGDRELAAHPYSYRPQTNRFGFVALHPGGLAPLGRMLLAGAAWVSGVSDTRSLESRAEVPGSPWIIETPGHTDGHVALHFADRDAVIVGDALVTLDPYTGGIGPRVVAPAATADVPEAVASLDRLVDTEAAHVLPGHGPAWSLGVRAAVAQARRA